The following DNA comes from Nerophis ophidion isolate RoL-2023_Sa linkage group LG16, RoL_Noph_v1.0, whole genome shotgun sequence.
ATGTTAAACATTGAAGTTAAATTACATTTCGACAACAAAATAAAAGCTGACCTTGTCAAAGTTCCTCTGCTTTTTGTCGAGGTTGGCAGCCAGAGCATTGGCTCTCTCCACGTCGATCATCAGATCTTCCACTTCACCCTGCAGCCTCTGTTTGGTCTTTTCAAGAGAGGCACACTTCGAATTCACTGCCTCAATGGACTCCTCTGCATCCTGAAGACGCTGGGCAAGTTTTTTCCTTCAAACACATTTATTGTTTAATGATTGTGCTTTTTCCTATTAGGGATATTCGATTCAACAATAAGTGACGTTATCGTGCGCTTGTAATGGCTTACTTTGCCTCCTCAAGCTCCTCAGTGCGCTGAATGGCATCAGTCTCGTATTTGGTTCTCCACTGAGCAACCTCACTGTTGGCCTTGGACATAGATCGCTGCAGTTCAGCCTTGGCCTCCTGTTCCTCTTCATACTGCTCTCTGAGCAGGTCACAGTCATGGCGAGCAGACTGGACAGCGTGGGCCAGGGCGTTCTTTGCCTGCCACCCAgaagaatatgtgtgtgaatagtTGTTGCTGATTGCTAGATCTTGTTTTGCTTTGTGAGTCAGATTTCATTGACTGTTACCTTAACTTCCTCCTCAATGTGTCTCTTGAGCTCTTCAATCTGCTGGGTGTAACCCTGCTTGCCTCTTGTGAGCTGAGACACCAGGGCTTCCTTTTCCTCCAGCTGACGTGTAAATTCACCTAATCAAAGATAATGAATTCAAGAAATCCAAATGAAATTATAACCTAGAACAAATTATGCTTATATTAACAACAAGTAGAATAGATGCTATGTGAACTGATTAAACAATGTGATGCCCGTGTGATTCCTATTGTGTCTAAAAGAAGTGGTGCCTACCATTCTCAGTCTGAAATCTTGCTTTCTGTATGCTAATATCATTTAGATGACGAACATTTTCATCATTCTTGGATTTTAGCTCACTCAGTTGATCCTCTAATGTCCTGCACATCTTTTCAAGGTTGATCTGGTTAAAGAACATTTCATTAGCATGATACCATTACtccttttttttagtgcttcagtTGGGAAATGCTCACACCTTTGATTTAACAATGGCTTCCATGTTGCTGCTGAGGTCGTCAATCTCCATCTTGTATTcactcttctccttctccagcttCTGCTTGACACGCTGAAGGTTGTCTATCTGCTCCCCAAGTTCTGCCACGCTGTCAGCCTGCTTCTTACGAAGAGCTGCAGCGGTGGCCTCGTGCTGCAGGGTGGACTCTTCCAGGTCACGACGCAGCTTCTGGAACTCAGCCTCACGCTTCTTGTTCATCTCGATCTGAGCAGAAGTGGCCCCGCCAGCCTCTTCAAGTCGCTCGCTGATCTCCTCAAGTTCCCTAGAGAGATCAGACCTCTGCTTCTCAACCTTGGCCCGTGCAGCACGCTCAGCTTCAATCTCCTCCTCCAACTCCTCAATGCGAGCctgaaagacatttattttagtttctatctttatttttttaatgtctttttacAATGGCATTTGTTAGTGAATACCTGAAGTTCTTTTATCTTTTTCTGTAGTTGAATTCCCAGAGTTTGCTCGTCCTCTATCCTACTCAGTATTTGGCTGATCTCAAAGTCCTTCCTACAAATGGATAGTGGTAACAGTAATACCGTGTATTAAAGCGGTCTGTCATTTATGAATACAGTATATGGAATACATACTTCTTTATTTTCTCATCAGACTGCTGCTTGTCATTTTCCAGATCCATTAGAGATTCCTGAGCCAGCTTCAGATCTCCTTCCAGCTTCCTTTTAGCTCGTTCAAGATCCATACGAAGCTTCTTTTCTTGTTCCAGGGATCCTTCAAGCTATTAGGATATGTTTATACAGTACATGGTTTGACTCTTCACATTTTCTACATAATGTCCCTCACTCACATCATCGACTTGCTGTTCCAGCTTTGTCTTCGCCTTGGTCAGAGTGTTGACTTTGTCTTCCTCTGCTTGAAGATCGTCTAGGGTCTGCTGATGGGCCTCTTGAAGGGCTTTTTTTTCTTTAGTCAACTTGGCGATGCTCTCATCTTGAGAGGCCATCTCCTCTGTCAGGTTTTTTACCTGCACAAACATTCATACATTCGAGTGAGGGCACTGTTTAGATTTATGTTGAGGTGGCAAATGACAAAAAAACATCTTAAAACCTTGTTCTCAGTGGCATGTTTCTCTTTCTCTACTTTAGCCAGAGTAAGCTCCAAGTCATCAATGTCTTTCTTCAGCTCAGAGCACTCATCCTCCAGCTTCCTCTTTTTGGCTGTCAACTCAGCGTTGATTTCCTCCTCATCCTCTAGCCTCTCTGTTGTCTCTTTCAGTTTGGCCTCCAGCTGGATTTTGGCTTTAATTAGCCCctcacacctttcttcagcatcAGCAAGGTTCTCACCATCCTAAAAAGCAAAGCAAGCAAGTCCATGTCACTGCTTGATGAAGTGTATGTATTTGCAAGAGCAAGATGTTTTGGGCTTACAGATTGCACTTGCAATGTGAGGTCATTCTTCTCCTGCAGGAGAGAAACCATCTTCTCCTCCAGCTCCTTCTTCTTAGCCAAAGCCTTTACTAGGTCCTCCTTGGTTTTTTCAAAGTCTTCTTTCATTTGTGCCATCTCCTTTTCAGTCTCTGCACTCTTTAGCAGAGGCTTAATCTTGAAGTAcagcttcatccatggccacgtTTTAACATTCATAAATGAGCGGATGTTGTACTGGATGGAGTAAATGGCTTCTCTGAAAATAGCAGAAGCAATACTCAGTCAATGgtgttatttaatatttgttgatGCGAAACTGCTGTATGTGTTGGCAAACACTGTACCTCCTTTCCATCATCTTGACAAACTCTCGTCTCATAAGGTAACCTCTGCACAGAGCCTGTGTCATTGTGACCAACTCAGCCAGTTTCTCATCTCTCATCTCTTCTAGTGTACCCAGCAGGCCGGCTTTGAAGAAAACCTGAAAGTTACGACAGTTAATTTGTACTTGTTTTAGTCTACTGATGATTGCAatcttttaacacattttttacatCACCTTGGTATGGCCAAACTTGTACTGCGTGTGATCCACATTGATGGATCCCAGTAGTTTCTCTGAGGCCTTTTTATTATCAATAAACTGACCCTCAGGGATGACGCTAGCATTCAATACTTTGTATCTGAAAGTAAAGATTTGATTTAGGTAGGATGCCTTACTTAGACTATGGAAGAAACACTGCTAATACTAGATGTATGATACAGGTACCTCTGCTTAAAGTCACCATAGAGGATTCTGCTTGGGAAACCTTTCCTGCAGATTCTGATGCCTTCCAGCACACCGTTACAACGCAGCTGGTGGATGACCAAGAAGTTCTCCATAAGACCTAAAAAAGCAGAAAATAATAATAGTGAGAATAAATTAGATTATAATGCTTTGTTATTAATCATTAGTGGACAATTACATATTGTATATCTATATACTTAATAATTCAATCAGTTTATCTGGCTATGTTAAAAATTATAGTCACGATCAACAATCATTTTATAATGGTAGTAATGAAACCTTTGTTAAAGCCATGAATGGTTCAAACTTTGGAAATTGGTCCTTGAGCATGAGGTGTCTTACCTGGCGTTTTGGATTCGTTGGGAATCAGGCAGCGCACAAAGTGAGGATGTGTGCACCTCAAGTTTGTCATCAGTTTGCCCAGATTCTCCTGATGGATTAAGATGACATAGCATTTACATAAATggaactatgtgtgtgtgtgtgtgtgtggggggggggggggttgtatgtatgtgtgtacagtatttTACTTACTCTGAACAatgcagacaccgtttggaaggAGCCTCCCTTTTTCTTGCCACCTTTCTTTGCGCCTGCACTCTCAGCTGTCGGTGCAATTACAATGTTATTAGTAAGACTTTTGCCTTCTAAAAAATAGTACATCCTACCTTCTGCTAAGGCGTGGGATGCATACAAGTAGACCAGCAGCTTGATGGAGGACTTCTGGTAGAGCTGAACAACTGAGTCGTTCAAGGGGTCTTTGTTCTTGTCCAGCCAGCCAGAAATGTTGTAATCCACAGTGCCAGCGTAGTGCACCAAGGAGAAGTGGGCCTCAGCCTTGCCTTTGGTTGGCTTTGGCTTCTCGAAGGACTTGTTCTTACCAAGATGCTGGTCATACAGTTTGTTCTTGAAGGTTGTGTCTGAAGCCTTGGGGAACATGCACTCCTCTTCAAGGATGGAGAAGATGCCCATTGGCTGTAAAGACATGTCCGCATTATATTATTAGTTTTATTATGTACTACACAGTTTTCTTTTATACCTTCTCAATAAGCTCAATGCAGGCAGCCAAGTCCATGCCAAAATCAATAAACTCCCATTCGATTCCTTCTTTCTTGTACTCTTCTTGCTCCAGGACAAACATGTGGTGGTTGAAAAACTGTTGCAGTTTCTCATTGGTGAAGTTGATGCAGAGCTGCTCCAAGCTGTTGAACTGTAGCGGCAAGAGAGATGCAAGATGAATGTATCTCGCTCACTTTACAGTAACATTCACTATGTAGCTTTAACTCACATCAAAAATCTCAAATCCAGCAATATCCAGCACACCAATAAAGTAGCTTCTAGGCTGTTTGGTGTCCAGCATCTCATTGATTCTGATCACCATCCACAAGAACATTTTCTCATAGACAGATTTGCAGAGTGCACTGACAGAGTTGTTTACCTGTTAATACAAACTGACATTCATTGGGATTTTTTGATAGAGGCAAAGTGTTAATGAAGCACTACTCTGTACCTGAGGCACAGTCTGACTTTTAGTCACAAACTCGTTTCCAACTTTGACCCTGGGGTAGCACAGAGCTTTCAGAAGGTCAGCAGAGTTCAGGCCCATGAGGTAGGAGATTTTATCAGCCACTGAAATCAGGATTTAGGCATTctcattaaaaaatgttcaacaaTAAAATGTTATCAATGCTTGATGGCCGACAGATCTGTGACCTACTCTCAGTGCCGTCTGGCTCAGCTTGCTCTTCACGCTGCTTCTGCTTGAACTTCATGTTACCATGTTGCATCACAGCTCCAGTCAGCTTATACATGCTGATTTTCTCCTCAGCAGTAAAGCCTAGGATGTCAATGGCAGTCTGTAGAAATGTTAACATGCAGCAAGTGTAAGTTACGTTTGTAACGAAAAGACAGGGATTCACTACATTTGGAGTGGATTAGATTGCCGTCTTACATCAGTAGCAATAAACTCCTCAATGTCATTGATGCTCTTTACAAGAATTTCTCCCTGACTGATCATGGGATAGTCGTAAGGGTTGGTGGTGATGAGGAGAGCCTCTGCATGAACAGAACTTGATGTTAATTCTTGGTACCTGGCAAAATAAAAGTAGCAAGTCTTAGGTCAAATCATTGTTTTACCAAGTAGCTCTGGTTTGTGGCCAGTCATGAGCTGATAGAAGATATGGTAGCTCCTCTCAGCCGACAGTTGGAAGGTGACACGGGACTTCTCCAGTAGATCTGTGAATCGCACAGTACAATGTTAGAAAAAATGCACAAAAGCAAAGTGTGGTATCATCATTTCTTGTCTTACAAGTTTCAATATCTGCTGAAGCCAGCTTTCCCGTCGTGCCGAAGTGAATTCTGATGAATTTACCCTATTCAAAagtgtacattttaaaaatatatatatatcacaatcatTTCCGAAGAAGATAGATAGAAGGACACTTACAAAGCGGGAGGAGTTGTCATTCCTCACAGTTTTGGCATTACCGTAAGCCTCCAGCAAGGGATTAGCGGCAATAATTTGATCTTCCAGTGATCCCTTCATAAAGACCACTTTTGTGATATAGTTTGTCAAATTAAACGTATGACTTTTGCTATATTTTATCTCACCTTCATTTTGCTGGCAGATTGTTCTGCTTTCTTTCCTCCAGCCACTGCGATTGTCGCAAAGTACTGGATGACACGTTTGGTGTTCACAGTCTTTCCTGCACCCGATTCTCCGCTTAAAGTGAAAACATTATTAGTGGTTTATTCCTTTCATTCTACATTGTGCTTTTCTTTGAACTATAAAGGAGAGGGCAACATACGTGATAAGGACTGACTGATTTTCCCGGtctg
Coding sequences within:
- the LOC133534971 gene encoding myosin heavy chain, fast skeletal muscle isoform X1 — its product is MSGDAEMECFGEAAIYLRKPEKERIEAQTTPFDAKTSFFVTESHEMYLKGKLTKREGGKATVETICGKTLTVKEDEIFPMNPPKYDKIEDMAMMTHLSEPSVLYNLKERYAAWMIYTYSGLFCVTVNPYKWLPVYDTKVVSGYRGKKRIEAPPHIFSISDNAYQFMLQDRENQSVLITGESGAGKTVNTKRVIQYFATIAVAGGKKAEQSASKMKGSLEDQIIAANPLLEAYGNAKTVRNDNSSRFGKFIRIHFGTTGKLASADIETYLLEKSRVTFQLSAERSYHIFYQLMTGHKPELLEALLITTNPYDYPMISQGEILVKSINDIEEFIATDTAIDILGFTAEEKISMYKLTGAVMQHGNMKFKQKQREEQAEPDGTEMADKISYLMGLNSADLLKALCYPRVKVGNEFVTKSQTVPQVNNSVSALCKSVYEKMFLWMVIRINEMLDTKQPRSYFIGVLDIAGFEIFDFNSLEQLCINFTNEKLQQFFNHHMFVLEQEEYKKEGIEWEFIDFGMDLAACIELIEKPMGIFSILEEECMFPKASDTTFKNKLYDQHLGKNKSFEKPKPTKGKAEAHFSLVHYAGTVDYNISGWLDKNKDPLNDSVVQLYQKSSIKLLVYLYASHALAEGRMYYFLEGKSLTNNIVIAPTAESAGAKKGGKKKGGSFQTVSALFRENLGKLMTNLRCTHPHFVRCLIPNESKTPGLMENFLVIHQLRCNGVLEGIRICRKGFPSRILYGDFKQRYKVLNASVIPEGQFIDNKKASEKLLGSINVDHTQYKFGHTKVFFKAGLLGTLEEMRDEKLAELVTMTQALCRGYLMRREFVKMMERREAIYSIQYNIRSFMNVKTWPWMKLYFKIKPLLKSAETEKEMAQMKEDFEKTKEDLVKALAKKKELEEKMVSLLQEKNDLTLQVQSDGENLADAEERCEGLIKAKIQLEAKLKETTERLEDEEEINAELTAKKRKLEDECSELKKDIDDLELTLAKVEKEKHATENKVKNLTEEMASQDESIAKLTKEKKALQEAHQQTLDDLQAEEDKVNTLTKAKTKLEQQVDDLEGSLEQEKKLRMDLERAKRKLEGDLKLAQESLMDLENDKQQSDEKIKKKDFEISQILSRIEDEQTLGIQLQKKIKELQARIEELEEEIEAERAARAKVEKQRSDLSRELEEISERLEEAGGATSAQIEMNKKREAEFQKLRRDLEESTLQHEATAAALRKKQADSVAELGEQIDNLQRVKQKLEKEKSEYKMEIDDLSSNMEAIVKSKINLEKMCRTLEDQLSELKSKNDENVRHLNDISIQKARFQTENGEFTRQLEEKEALVSQLTRGKQGYTQQIEELKRHIEEEVKAKNALAHAVQSARHDCDLLREQYEEEQEAKAELQRSMSKANSEVAQWRTKYETDAIQRTEELEEAKKKLAQRLQDAEESIEAVNSKCASLEKTKQRLQGEVEDLMIDVERANALAANLDKKQRNFDKVLAEWKQKYEESQAELEGALKESRSLSTEMFKLKNSYEEALDHLETLKRENKNLQQEISDLSEQLGETGKTIHELEKGKKTVESEKSEIQTALEEAEATLEHEESKILRVQLELTQVKSEIDRKLAEKDEEIEQIKRNSQRVIESMQSTLDAEVRSRNDALRIKKKMEGDLNEMEIQLSHANRQAAEAQKQLRNVQGQLKDAQLHLDEALRGQEDMKEQVAMVERRNNLMLAEIEELRAALEQTERGRKVAEQELVDASERVGLLHSQNTSLINTKKKLETDLVQIQGEVEDAVQESRNAEEKAKKAITDAAMMAEELKKEQDTSAHLERMKKNLEITVKDLQHRLDEAENLAMKGGKKQLQKLEARVRELEAEVEAEQRRGSDAIKGIRKYERRVKELSYQTEEDKKNVSRLQDLVDKLQLKVKAYKRQSEEAEEQANTHMSRLRKVQHELEEAQERADIAESQVNKLRAKSREIGKTKDAEE
- the LOC133534971 gene encoding myosin heavy chain, fast skeletal muscle isoform X2 codes for the protein MSGDAEMECFGEAAIYLRKPEKERIEAQTTPFDAKTSFFVTESHEMYLKGKLTKREGGKATVETICGKTLTVKEDEIFPMNPPKYDKIEDMAMMTHLSEPSVLYNLKERYAAWMIYTYSGLFCVTVNPYKWLPVYDTKVVSGYRGKKRIEAPPHIFSISDNAYQFMLQDRENQSVLITGESGAGKTVNTKRVIQYFATIAVAGGKKAEQSASKMKGSLEDQIIAANPLLEAYGNAKTVRNDNSSRFGKFIRIHFGTTGKLASADIETYLLEKSRVTFQLSAERSYHIFYQLMTGHKPELLEALLITTNPYDYPMISQGEILVKSINDIEEFIATDTAIDILGFTAEEKISMYKLTGAVMQHGNMKFKQKQREEQAEPDGTEMADKISYLMGLNSADLLKALCYPRVKVGNEFVTKSQTVPQVNNSVSALCKSVYEKMFLWMVIRINEMLDTKQPRSYFIGVLDIAGFEIFDFNSLEQLCINFTNEKLQQFFNHHMFVLEQEEYKKEGIEWEFIDFGMDLAACIELIEKPMGIFSILEEECMFPKASDTTFKNKLYDQHLGKNKSFEKPKPTKGKAEAHFSLVHYAGTVDYNISGWLDKNKDPLNDSVVQLYQKSSIKLLVYLYASHALAEAESAGAKKGGKKKGGSFQTVSALFRENLGKLMTNLRCTHPHFVRCLIPNESKTPGLMENFLVIHQLRCNGVLEGIRICRKGFPSRILYGDFKQRYKVLNASVIPEGQFIDNKKASEKLLGSINVDHTQYKFGHTKVFFKAGLLGTLEEMRDEKLAELVTMTQALCRGYLMRREFVKMMERREAIYSIQYNIRSFMNVKTWPWMKLYFKIKPLLKSAETEKEMAQMKEDFEKTKEDLVKALAKKKELEEKMVSLLQEKNDLTLQVQSDGENLADAEERCEGLIKAKIQLEAKLKETTERLEDEEEINAELTAKKRKLEDECSELKKDIDDLELTLAKVEKEKHATENKVKNLTEEMASQDESIAKLTKEKKALQEAHQQTLDDLQAEEDKVNTLTKAKTKLEQQVDDLEGSLEQEKKLRMDLERAKRKLEGDLKLAQESLMDLENDKQQSDEKIKKKDFEISQILSRIEDEQTLGIQLQKKIKELQARIEELEEEIEAERAARAKVEKQRSDLSRELEEISERLEEAGGATSAQIEMNKKREAEFQKLRRDLEESTLQHEATAAALRKKQADSVAELGEQIDNLQRVKQKLEKEKSEYKMEIDDLSSNMEAIVKSKINLEKMCRTLEDQLSELKSKNDENVRHLNDISIQKARFQTENGEFTRQLEEKEALVSQLTRGKQGYTQQIEELKRHIEEEVKAKNALAHAVQSARHDCDLLREQYEEEQEAKAELQRSMSKANSEVAQWRTKYETDAIQRTEELEEAKKKLAQRLQDAEESIEAVNSKCASLEKTKQRLQGEVEDLMIDVERANALAANLDKKQRNFDKVLAEWKQKYEESQAELEGALKESRSLSTEMFKLKNSYEEALDHLETLKRENKNLQQEISDLSEQLGETGKTIHELEKGKKTVESEKSEIQTALEEAEATLEHEESKILRVQLELTQVKSEIDRKLAEKDEEIEQIKRNSQRVIESMQSTLDAEVRSRNDALRIKKKMEGDLNEMEIQLSHANRQAAEAQKQLRNVQGQLKDAQLHLDEALRGQEDMKEQVAMVERRNNLMLAEIEELRAALEQTERGRKVAEQELVDASERVGLLHSQNTSLINTKKKLETDLVQIQGEVEDAVQESRNAEEKAKKAITDAAMMAEELKKEQDTSAHLERMKKNLEITVKDLQHRLDEAENLAMKGGKKQLQKLEARVRELEAEVEAEQRRGSDAIKGIRKYERRVKELSYQTEEDKKNVSRLQDLVDKLQLKVKAYKRQSEEAEEQANTHMSRLRKVQHELEEAQERADIAESQVNKLRAKSREIGKTKDAEE